The Polaribacter tangerinus genome has a segment encoding these proteins:
- a CDS encoding nucleoside phosphorylase, whose translation MTLKASELILNDDGSVYHLQLKPENIANTIIFVGDQDRVTEISNYFDSIEFTTQKREFKTVTGYYKGEKLSVISTGIGPDNIDIVLNELDALVNIDLSTRKIKKQITSLNIIRIGTSGALQKDILVNSFLVSEYALDVNGMLQSYKTAKISYPEIENSFIEHVNWSSCKAHPTLIKSSNILYKKFVSKQTVSGITATAGGFYGAQGRVLRLPLQDEKINEKITTFSFEGMRITNLEMETSAIYGLSRLLGHHAISLNAIIANRENGTFSENYKKVVKNLIEYTLQKIVE comes from the coding sequence ATGACTTTAAAAGCCTCTGAACTAATTTTAAATGATGATGGTAGCGTGTATCATCTACAGCTGAAACCAGAAAACATTGCTAATACCATTATTTTTGTTGGCGACCAAGATAGAGTTACAGAAATTAGTAACTACTTTGATAGTATTGAATTTACCACACAAAAAAGAGAATTTAAAACAGTAACTGGCTATTATAAAGGAGAAAAATTATCAGTAATTTCTACAGGAATTGGACCAGATAATATAGACATCGTTTTAAACGAATTAGATGCATTGGTAAATATAGATTTATCCACTAGAAAAATAAAAAAACAAATTACATCTTTAAATATCATTAGAATTGGAACCTCTGGCGCATTGCAAAAAGATATTTTAGTAAACTCATTTTTAGTTAGTGAATATGCTTTGGATGTAAACGGAATGTTACAATCTTACAAAACAGCTAAAATCAGTTATCCAGAAATAGAAAATTCTTTTATCGAACATGTAAACTGGAGTTCTTGCAAAGCTCATCCAACACTTATTAAAAGTAGTAATATTTTGTATAAGAAGTTTGTTTCAAAACAAACTGTATCCGGAATTACAGCAACAGCTGGTGGATTTTACGGAGCACAAGGCAGGGTTTTAAGATTGCCTTTGCAAGATGAAAAAATAAACGAAAAAATTACAACCTTTAGTTTTGAAGGAATGAGAATTACTAATTTAGAAATGGAAACATCTGCTATTTATGGCCTTTCTCGTCTTCTTGGTCATCACGCAATTTCTTTAAATGCTATAATTGCCAATAGAGAAAACGGAACGTTTAGTGAAAATTATAAAAAAGTAGTTAAAAATTTAATTGAATATACACTACAGAAAATCGTTGAGTAA
- a CDS encoding translation initiation factor, translated as MDLKDQLKNLFPDHKELEIPKDKKSNIWLQEAPIICKYEKRKGKPITILEGYTGATSDFKILAKEIKTKLSVGGSFKDDKIIIQGDFRDKIMQMLTDKGFKVKRVGG; from the coding sequence ATGGATTTAAAAGACCAACTAAAAAACTTATTTCCAGATCATAAAGAGTTAGAGATACCAAAAGATAAAAAATCTAATATTTGGTTACAAGAAGCTCCTATAATATGCAAATATGAAAAAAGAAAAGGAAAACCAATTACAATTTTAGAGGGATATACAGGAGCCACATCTGATTTTAAAATTTTAGCAAAAGAAATTAAAACCAAACTTTCTGTAGGCGGGAGTTTTAAAGATGATAAAATTATTATTCAAGGAGATTTTAGAGATAAAATTATGCAAATGTTAACAGATAAAGGGTTTAAAGTAAAACGTGTAGGCGGATAA
- a CDS encoding isopenicillin N synthase family dioxygenase → MNKIPSVNLQDFLSEDNTRKNNFIKEIGHAYENIGFVALKGHFLEESLVDNLYAEIKKFFDLPTDIKQQYEIPGIGGQRGYVSFGKESAKGKKEADLKEFWHFGQYVENDIEREKEYPNNVIVKELPEFNNVGKQAYKMLEKTAKFVLRSLALHLNLEETYFDGYIKNGNSILRPIHYPPIQTAPKGAERAAAHGDINLITLLMGAQGKGLQVQNHHGDWIDAVAEPDELMINVGDMLSRHSNNKLKSTIHRVINPPKELWGTSRYSIPFFLHPISEMKLNVLENCIDENNPKRYEDITAGEFLEERLKELGLKK, encoded by the coding sequence AAATACCAAGTGTCAACTTACAAGACTTTCTCTCAGAGGACAATACTCGAAAAAATAACTTTATAAAAGAAATAGGTCATGCTTACGAAAACATTGGCTTTGTGGCACTTAAAGGACATTTTTTAGAAGAATCTTTAGTAGATAATTTATATGCCGAAATTAAAAAATTCTTTGATTTACCAACGGATATAAAACAACAATATGAAATTCCGGGTATTGGAGGACAAAGAGGCTACGTTTCTTTTGGTAAAGAGTCTGCAAAAGGAAAAAAAGAGGCAGATTTAAAAGAGTTTTGGCATTTTGGACAATATGTAGAAAATGATATTGAAAGAGAAAAGGAATATCCTAATAATGTAATAGTAAAAGAACTTCCAGAGTTTAATAATGTAGGAAAACAAGCCTACAAAATGTTAGAAAAAACCGCAAAATTTGTCTTACGCTCTTTGGCATTGCACCTAAATTTAGAAGAAACTTATTTTGATGGATATATAAAAAATGGAAATAGTATTTTAAGACCAATTCATTATCCACCTATACAAACAGCTCCTAAAGGTGCAGAACGAGCTGCTGCTCATGGAGATATTAATTTAATTACCCTATTGATGGGCGCACAAGGTAAAGGCTTGCAAGTTCAAAATCATCATGGAGATTGGATTGATGCTGTTGCCGAGCCAGATGAATTAATGATAAATGTGGGAGACATGCTATCTAGACACAGTAATAATAAATTAAAATCGACTATTCATAGAGTTATCAACCCTCCAAAAGAATTATGGGGAACCTCGAGGTATTCGATACCATTTTTTCTACACCCAATTTCTGAAATGAAACTTAACGTTTTAGAGAATTGTATTGATGAAAATAACCCTAAAAGATATGAAGATATTACAGCTGGAGAATTTTTAGAAGAGCGATTAAAAGAATTAGGATTAAAAAAATAA